The proteins below are encoded in one region of Erinaceus europaeus chromosome 15, mEriEur2.1, whole genome shotgun sequence:
- the NUPR1 gene encoding nuclear protein 1 has product MATTSTSQQRPALEDEDSSLDEYDLYSLGHSYLGVGGRKGRTKREAAANTNRPSPGGHERKLSTKLQNTERKRRGARP; this is encoded by the exons ATGGCCACCACCAGCACGTCCCAGCAGCGCCCAGCCCTGGAGGATGAAGACTCCAGCCTGGATGAGTACGACCTCTACAGCCTGGGCCATTCTTACCTGG GGGTCGGAGGCCGGAAAGGCCGCACTAAGAGGGAGGCTGCGGCCAATACCAACCGCCCCAGCCCCGGAGGACATGAGAGGAAACTGTCCACAAAGCTACAGAACACAGAGCGGAAACGGCGTGGGGCCCGGCCCTGA